A window of Selenomonas ruminantium subsp. lactilytica TAM6421 contains these coding sequences:
- the cysS gene encoding cysteine--tRNA ligase, producing MLKVYNTMSRSKEEFKPLKEGEASIYCCGVTPYNHPHIGNARPFVTWDVIRRYLAHKGYKVRYIQNFTDVDDKIIRTANEEGVKWSDISGRYIDAYFKAMDALNVKRADIYPRVSETIPDIIAMVQKLVDKGYAYAVDNGDVFYRVEKFAGYGKLSGRKLEDMQAGARIDVDERKEHPMDFALWKAAKPGEPSWDSPWGKGRPGWHIECSTMSLKYLGEKFDFHGGGSDLIFPHHENEIAQSQACIGDEHSFAQYWLHNGFITIHNEKMSKSKNNFFTVKDILAEYPGEVVRFFILQTHYRSPLDFSDERLKEAQTSLNRLAQSKGFMDELLAKAGKSDTAKELADKAAGYVKEFHEAMDDDFNTALAISQIFALSKDINIYYQDVMNKGTAFDSENFAKVAEAYKLMTGIIGIFEQEEAADDGLANKLMDLIINIRQDARKEKNWALADKIRDELKEAGVILEDTPQGVRWKKA from the coding sequence ATGTTAAAAGTTTATAATACCATGAGTCGCAGCAAGGAAGAATTCAAGCCCCTGAAAGAGGGGGAGGCCAGCATCTATTGCTGCGGCGTTACGCCCTATAACCATCCCCATATCGGCAATGCTCGTCCCTTTGTGACCTGGGATGTGATCCGCCGCTATCTGGCACATAAGGGCTATAAGGTCCGCTATATCCAGAACTTCACCGATGTGGATGACAAGATCATCCGCACCGCCAATGAAGAGGGCGTGAAATGGAGTGATATTTCCGGCCGTTATATCGATGCTTACTTCAAGGCTATGGATGCCCTGAATGTGAAGCGGGCGGATATCTATCCGCGCGTCAGCGAAACAATCCCCGACATCATCGCCATGGTGCAGAAGCTGGTGGACAAGGGCTACGCCTATGCCGTGGACAACGGTGACGTGTTCTATCGGGTGGAAAAATTTGCCGGCTATGGCAAACTCAGCGGCCGCAAGCTGGAAGATATGCAGGCCGGTGCCCGCATTGATGTGGATGAGCGCAAGGAACATCCCATGGACTTTGCCCTCTGGAAGGCAGCCAAACCCGGCGAACCCAGTTGGGACAGCCCTTGGGGCAAAGGTCGCCCGGGCTGGCATATCGAGTGCTCCACCATGTCCCTGAAATATCTTGGGGAGAAATTTGACTTCCATGGCGGCGGCAGCGACCTGATCTTCCCGCATCATGAAAACGAGATTGCCCAGAGTCAGGCCTGCATCGGCGATGAGCACAGCTTTGCCCAGTATTGGCTCCACAATGGTTTCATCACCATCCATAACGAGAAGATGTCCAAGTCCAAGAACAATTTCTTCACCGTCAAGGACATCCTGGCTGAATACCCGGGCGAAGTCGTGCGCTTCTTCATCCTGCAGACCCATTACAGAAGCCCCCTGGACTTCAGCGACGAGCGCCTCAAGGAAGCCCAGACCAGCCTGAACCGTCTGGCCCAGTCCAAGGGCTTTATGGATGAGCTGCTGGCCAAAGCCGGCAAGAGCGATACGGCCAAGGAATTGGCGGACAAGGCCGCAGGCTATGTCAAGGAATTCCATGAAGCCATGGACGATGACTTCAATACGGCGTTGGCCATCAGCCAGATCTTTGCCCTGTCCAAGGACATCAACATCTACTATCAGGATGTCATGAACAAGGGCACAGCCTTCGACAGCGAGAACTTTGCCAAAGTGGCAGAGGCCTACAAGCTGATGACGGGCATTATCGGCATCTTCGAGCAGGAAGAGGCCGCTGATGATGGCTTAGCGAATAAATTAATGGATCTTATCATCAATATCCGGCAGGATGCCCGCAAGGAAAAGAACTGGGCTCTGGCGGACAAGATCCGTGATGAACTCAAGGAAGCCGGGGTAATCCTCGAAGATACACCCCAGGGCGTACGGTGGAAAAAAGCATGA
- a CDS encoding Mini-ribonuclease 3, giving the protein MKFDHFKMLVEMMFQPDGDGGILQRYKDVDVKQLNPLVLAYVGDAYFHLFVRTRLLSYEQAKVQALHSFSAQMVSAVWQAKAYQGIEDKLTEEEKAIYRRGRNAKSHAPRSASVAEYHASTGFEALLGSLYLSEQNERLYEIAEMSFQIISQAMMKEIREKN; this is encoded by the coding sequence ATGAAGTTTGACCATTTCAAGATGCTCGTTGAGATGATGTTCCAGCCCGATGGGGACGGGGGCATCCTGCAGCGTTACAAAGATGTGGATGTGAAGCAGCTGAACCCGCTGGTTTTGGCCTATGTGGGGGATGCCTACTTCCATCTCTTCGTGCGCACGCGGCTGCTTTCCTATGAGCAGGCCAAGGTGCAGGCGTTGCACTCCTTCAGTGCCCAGATGGTGTCGGCAGTCTGGCAGGCCAAGGCCTATCAGGGGATTGAGGATAAGCTCACCGAAGAAGAGAAGGCTATCTATCGCCGGGGGCGCAATGCCAAGAGCCATGCACCCCGCAGTGCCTCTGTGGCGGAATACCATGCCAGTACCGGCTTTGAAGCCCTGCTCGGCAGTCTTTATCTCTCCGAGCAGAATGAACGGCTCTACGAGATTGCGGAAATGTCCTTCCAGATCATCTCGCAGGCCATGATGAAGGAAATACGGGAGAAGAATTAA
- the thyX gene encoding FAD-dependent thymidylate synthase, with translation MIKVKLLNYTPEPERAVAMAARLCYSASGAEELAEKLSDDKVKEMVRRMVALGHGSTLEHASFTFGIEGVSRVLTHQLVRHRIASYDQQSQRYVAAHGFQYITPPSIAEKPEAMAKYEALLEEIRKTYDELTEMGVPKEDARYVLANATETKILVTMNARSLMHFFNLRCCNRAQWEIRDMAYKMLAEAKKVAPTLFFNAGASCVNTGRCPEGAMTCGKLSEMLKLREKEA, from the coding sequence ATGATAAAAGTAAAACTTTTGAACTATACGCCGGAGCCGGAGCGGGCAGTGGCCATGGCGGCACGGCTCTGCTATTCGGCCAGCGGTGCGGAGGAGCTGGCGGAAAAGCTCAGCGATGATAAAGTGAAGGAAATGGTGCGCCGCATGGTGGCCTTAGGCCACGGCTCCACCCTGGAACATGCCAGCTTCACCTTCGGCATTGAAGGTGTCAGCCGGGTGCTGACCCATCAGCTCGTGCGCCACCGCATTGCTTCCTATGACCAGCAGTCCCAGCGCTATGTGGCCGCTCATGGCTTCCAGTACATCACGCCGCCCTCCATTGCGGAAAAGCCTGAGGCTATGGCCAAATACGAAGCCCTGCTGGAGGAAATCCGCAAGACCTATGACGAGCTCACGGAAATGGGCGTGCCCAAGGAAGATGCCCGCTATGTGCTGGCCAATGCCACGGAGACGAAAATCCTCGTGACCATGAACGCCCGCAGCCTCATGCATTTCTTCAATCTGCGCTGCTGCAACCGGGCCCAGTGGGAAATCCGGGACATGGCCTATAAGATGCTGGCTGAGGCCAAGAAAGTGGCGCCGACGCTGTTCTTCAATGCGGGCGCCAGCTGCGTCAACACGGGGCGCTGTCCGGAAGGGGCCATGACCTGCGGCAAGCTCAGTGAGATGCTGAAATTACGGGAGAAAGAAGCATGA
- the rlmB gene encoding 23S rRNA (guanosine(2251)-2'-O)-methyltransferase RlmB: protein MADQGAEARELPEDVLIGRNAVTEALRAGRGINKILLADGDREGQVSEIVALAKERGIVLQFVERGKIESVAGGLRHQGVLAYVAPVAYAELDDILAKAEAAGEPPFLLLLDELEDPHNLGALLRTADATGVHGVLIPKRRSVPLTATVAKTSAGAVEYVPVARIGNISQTLKALKEKGFWVAGADMDGSQNYYEADLTGPLVLVVGSEGKGMGRLTKEQCDFIVKMPMVGKINSLNASVAGSILMYESMRQRLAKKS from the coding sequence ATGGCGGACCAGGGCGCAGAAGCTCGGGAATTGCCCGAAGATGTGCTGATTGGCCGCAATGCGGTGACGGAAGCCCTGCGGGCCGGGCGCGGCATCAATAAGATCCTGCTGGCCGATGGCGACCGGGAAGGTCAGGTCAGCGAAATCGTGGCCCTGGCCAAGGAACGGGGCATTGTGCTGCAGTTCGTGGAGCGCGGCAAGATTGAGTCCGTAGCCGGTGGTTTGCGTCATCAGGGCGTGCTGGCTTATGTGGCTCCTGTAGCCTATGCGGAACTTGACGATATCCTGGCCAAGGCGGAAGCGGCTGGCGAGCCGCCTTTCCTGTTGCTGCTGGACGAATTGGAAGATCCCCATAATCTGGGTGCGCTGCTGCGTACGGCAGACGCCACCGGTGTACATGGGGTGCTGATCCCGAAGCGCCGCAGTGTTCCCCTGACGGCCACCGTGGCCAAGACCTCGGCCGGGGCGGTAGAATACGTGCCGGTAGCCCGCATCGGCAATATTTCCCAGACATTGAAGGCCTTGAAGGAAAAAGGTTTCTGGGTGGCTGGCGCCGATATGGATGGCAGCCAGAATTATTATGAAGCTGACCTGACGGGCCCGCTGGTGCTGGTGGTGGGCAGCGAAGGCAAGGGCATGGGGCGTCTGACCAAGGAGCAATGTGACTTCATCGTGAAGATGCCCATGGTGGGAAAGATCAATTCCCTCAATGCTTCTGTGGCTGGCTCAATTTTGATGTATGAATCCATGCGTCAGCGTTTGGCCAAGAAAAGTTGA
- the sigH gene encoding RNA polymerase sporulation sigma factor SigH: MEAEQTTEDLFVEEIYSEFAKLTDEEILLAIKDSNDKAALDYLINKYRNFVRAKARSYFLIGADREDIIQEGMIGFYKAIRDFRNDKLSSFRAFAELCVTRQIITAIKTATRQKHIPLNSYISLNKPIYDEDSDRTLLDVLSGAKVTDPEELVISREEFVDIEKKMEEILSDLEWKVLMSYLDGKSYQEIAEDLHRHVKSIDNALQRVKRKLEKYMEKRGDELDVTTIYRGLSSINRRLRGIDEDDYLR, from the coding sequence ATGGAAGCAGAACAAACTACAGAAGATTTATTTGTAGAAGAAATCTACAGTGAATTCGCCAAGCTCACGGATGAGGAGATACTGCTGGCCATCAAGGATAGCAACGACAAAGCCGCGCTGGATTATTTGATCAACAAATACCGTAATTTCGTGCGTGCCAAGGCTCGTTCCTATTTCTTGATCGGGGCAGATCGTGAAGATATCATTCAGGAAGGTATGATTGGCTTTTACAAGGCGATACGGGATTTTCGCAATGACAAGCTGTCCTCCTTCCGGGCTTTTGCGGAGTTGTGTGTGACACGGCAGATCATTACGGCTATCAAGACCGCAACGCGGCAGAAGCACATTCCGCTGAACTCTTATATCTCGCTGAACAAGCCCATCTATGATGAGGATTCGGACAGAACCCTCTTAGATGTCCTTTCCGGAGCCAAGGTTACGGATCCGGAAGAACTGGTCATCAGCCGTGAGGAGTTTGTGGATATCGAGAAGAAGATGGAGGAGATACTCTCCGACCTGGAGTGGAAGGTTCTCATGAGCTATCTCGATGGCAAGAGCTATCAGGAGATTGCCGAAGACCTGCACCGCCATGTGAAATCCATCGACAACGCTTTGCAGCGGGTGAAGCGGAAGCTGGAGAAGTACATGGAGAAGCGCGGGGATGAACTCGATGTGACCACCATCTATCGGGGCCTTAGCTCCATTAACCGCCGTTTGCGGGGCATTGATGAAGACGATTATCTGCGTTGA
- the modA gene encoding molybdate ABC transporter substrate-binding protein, with protein MKKIFALILSMMVLLAAGCGGEQAQTEKKAEPVELHVAAAASLTDVMQEMAANYEKEHPNVKIVFNFGSSGALQQAIQNGGQTDLFFSAAQKQMNALEKDGLLAEGTRKDLLVNEVVLIVPAEGGKVIKDFRQLTEADIRHIALGEPKGVPVGQYSEEVFTKLGILEAIKTKAVYGSDVRQVLSWVESGDADCGVVYATDAAVSKKVKVVATAPADTHKPIIYPAAALKDSKQLDAAKDFLAFVSNDVNKKLFEKYGFEVK; from the coding sequence ATGAAAAAGATTTTTGCGCTGATCCTGTCGATGATGGTGCTGCTGGCCGCAGGCTGTGGCGGTGAGCAGGCTCAGACGGAGAAAAAAGCCGAGCCGGTGGAACTGCATGTGGCGGCGGCGGCCAGCCTGACGGATGTCATGCAGGAAATGGCAGCCAACTATGAGAAGGAACACCCAAATGTGAAGATTGTCTTCAATTTCGGCAGTTCCGGTGCCTTGCAGCAGGCTATCCAGAACGGCGGACAGACGGATCTGTTTTTCTCGGCGGCCCAGAAGCAGATGAATGCTTTGGAAAAGGACGGGCTGCTGGCTGAGGGTACCCGCAAGGATCTGTTGGTCAATGAGGTGGTGCTGATCGTGCCGGCGGAAGGCGGCAAGGTTATCAAGGATTTCAGACAGCTGACGGAGGCGGATATCCGGCATATTGCCTTGGGTGAGCCCAAGGGCGTGCCGGTGGGACAGTATTCCGAGGAAGTCTTCACGAAGCTGGGGATTCTCGAGGCAATCAAAACCAAGGCCGTCTATGGCTCGGATGTGCGGCAGGTGCTGTCCTGGGTAGAATCCGGTGATGCGGATTGCGGTGTGGTCTATGCTACGGATGCGGCTGTATCCAAAAAGGTCAAAGTCGTGGCCACGGCGCCGGCAGATACTCATAAGCCCATCATCTATCCGGCAGCAGCGCTTAAAGATTCCAAGCAGCTGGACGCTGCCAAGGATTTCCTGGCCTTTGTTTCCAATGATGTAAATAAGAAGCTCTTTGAAAAATACGGCTTTGAAGTGAAATAA
- the modB gene encoding molybdate ABC transporter permease subunit, translating to MELAPLMITLQTAGVATVATFFLGIGLALMVVRMQRFQGLADAVITLPMVLPPTVVGFFLLLLFGKRSMIGRFLLQFDITLVFTWKAAVIAAIVVSLPLMYRTARGAFEQIDVNIINAARTLGVSDWRIFWHILLPNARAGILAGLVLSFTRALGEFGATIMFAGNIPGVTQTMSTAIYAAVQANDYELAGQWAMVIVAFSLVFVVLMNWWIARQNKGAALWN from the coding sequence ATGGAACTGGCACCACTGATGATTACCCTGCAGACGGCAGGTGTGGCAACGGTGGCGACGTTCTTTCTCGGCATTGGCCTGGCCCTGATGGTGGTTCGTATGCAGCGCTTTCAGGGACTGGCTGATGCCGTTATTACGTTGCCCATGGTTTTGCCCCCCACTGTTGTGGGCTTTTTCCTGCTGCTGCTGTTTGGCAAGCGCAGCATGATTGGCAGATTTCTGCTGCAATTTGATATCACGCTGGTCTTTACCTGGAAGGCGGCGGTCATAGCCGCGATTGTCGTTTCGCTGCCCCTGATGTATCGGACAGCCCGGGGGGCTTTTGAGCAGATCGACGTGAATATCATCAATGCCGCCCGCACATTGGGTGTATCGGATTGGCGCATCTTCTGGCATATCCTGCTGCCCAATGCCCGGGCGGGCATTTTGGCAGGACTGGTTCTGTCCTTTACCCGGGCCTTGGGAGAGTTTGGCGCTACCATCATGTTTGCAGGCAATATCCCCGGCGTCACCCAGACCATGAGTACGGCTATCTATGCGGCGGTGCAGGCCAACGATTATGAACTGGCGGGGCAGTGGGCCATGGTTATCGTGGCCTTCTCTCTTGTGTTTGTCGTGCTGATGAACTGGTGGATTGCTCGGCAGAATAAGGGGGCAGCACTATGGAACTGA
- a CDS encoding sulfate/molybdate ABC transporter ATP-binding protein, translating to MELSVDIEKKLRSFTLQADFTVQDEIFALLGASGCGKSMTLKCIAGLETPDRGRIVLNGRVLFDSEAGINLKPQARKVGYLFQNYALFPNMTIAENIAFVACGNEREKSCKVQENLARFKLENLAQAYPHELSGGQQQRAALARILAADAELLLLDEPFSALDSYLKWQLEIELGDVLQDYDGAALLVSHDRGEVYRLADRIAVINQGQMEAVHTKHGLFKNPDTLAATLLTGCKNISAAKKIAPDKIAALDWQLELHVAGEVPDHVQFAGIRAHYMEVVTGPGENIFAMEVVKVVEDVFSYLIMLRRQGTSGRPLRLELSKESWKKLQNPASLYLRLPPAEIMLMER from the coding sequence ATGGAACTGAGCGTGGATATCGAAAAGAAGCTGCGCAGTTTCACCCTGCAGGCGGATTTCACTGTGCAAGACGAAATCTTTGCCCTGCTGGGGGCTTCCGGCTGCGGCAAGAGCATGACACTCAAATGTATCGCCGGGCTGGAAACGCCGGATAGGGGACGCATTGTGCTGAATGGCCGGGTGCTCTTCGACAGCGAAGCAGGCATCAATCTGAAGCCTCAGGCCCGCAAGGTGGGGTATCTCTTCCAGAATTACGCCCTGTTTCCCAATATGACCATTGCGGAAAATATCGCCTTTGTGGCCTGCGGGAATGAAAGGGAAAAATCCTGCAAGGTACAGGAAAATCTGGCGCGGTTCAAACTGGAGAACCTTGCACAGGCCTATCCCCATGAACTGTCCGGCGGCCAGCAGCAGCGGGCGGCGTTGGCCCGGATTCTGGCGGCAGATGCTGAGCTTCTGCTGCTGGATGAACCCTTTTCGGCTTTGGACAGTTATTTGAAATGGCAGCTGGAAATAGAGCTTGGCGATGTGCTGCAGGATTACGATGGTGCCGCCCTGCTGGTATCCCATGACCGGGGAGAGGTCTATCGTTTGGCTGACCGTATCGCCGTAATCAACCAGGGGCAGATGGAGGCAGTCCACACGAAGCATGGCCTCTTCAAAAATCCCGACACCCTGGCCGCAACTTTGCTGACTGGCTGCAAAAATATATCTGCTGCGAAAAAAATTGCCCCGGACAAAATTGCAGCCCTCGATTGGCAGCTGGAGCTGCATGTGGCTGGAGAAGTGCCGGATCATGTGCAGTTTGCCGGCATTCGGGCCCATTATATGGAAGTGGTCACAGGGCCGGGGGAGAATATCTTTGCCATGGAGGTGGTCAAAGTGGTGGAGGATGTCTTTTCCTATCTGATCATGCTGCGCAGGCAGGGAACTTCCGGCAGACCTTTGCGGTTGGAACTTTCCAAGGAGTCCTGGAAAAAATTACAAAATCCCGCCAGCCTTTATCTGCGCCTGCCGCCAGCTGAAATCATGTTGATGGAACGGTGA